In Phocoena phocoena chromosome 19, mPhoPho1.1, whole genome shotgun sequence, a genomic segment contains:
- the ATPAF2 gene encoding ATP synthase mitochondrial F1 complex assembly factor 2: MWRSCLRLRGGGRHLLNCPRGGLTASTGLGPKPPAHARAYAPPAERKRFYQNVSISQGEAGFEINLDHRKLRTPQAKLFTVPSEALAVAVATEWDSQQDTIKTYTMHLTTLCNTSLDNPTQRDKDQLIWAAVKFLDTDTVCCRVEEPETLVELQRNEWDPVIGWAERRYGVKIGSSTSIVGPSIPARTREVLVSHLASYNTWALQGIEFVVSQLKSMVLTLGLIDLHLTVEQAVLLSRLEEAFQIQKWGNVEWAHDYELQDLRARTAAGALFVHLCSESSAVKHKLLQG, from the exons ATGTGGAGGAGCTGCCTCCGGCTGCGGGGCGGGGGTCGCCACCTCCTGAACTGCCCCCGGGGTGGCCTCACCGCCTCCACGGGGCTGGGGCCAAAACCCCCGGCCCACGCCCGGGCCTACGCGCCCCCAGCAG AAAGGAAGAGGTTCTATCAGAATGTCAGCATCTCACAGGGTGAAG CTGGCTTTGAGATCAATCTGGACCACAGGAAGCTGAGGACTCCCCAAGCCAAGCTCTTCACCGTCCCCAGCGAGGCCCTGGCCGTCGCTGTGGCCACTGAGTGGGACTCCCAGCAGGACACCATCAAGACATACACCATGCACCTG ACCACACTGTGCAACACGTCTCTAGACAACCCGACCCAGCGAGACAAGGACCAGCTCATCTGGGCAGCCGTAAAGTTCCTGGACACTGACACCGTCTG CTGCAGGGTGGAAGAACCAGAGACGCTGGTGGAGCTGCAGAGGAACGAGTGGGACCCAGTCATAGGCTGGGCCGAGAGGAG ATACGGCGTGAAGATCGGCTCCTCCACCAGCATCGTGGGGCCCAGCATCCCAGCCCGGACTCGGGAGGTGCTGGTCAGCCACCTGGCCTCTTACAACACGTGGGCCCTACAAG GGATTGAGTTTGTGGTGAGCCAGCTCAAGTCCATGGTGCTGACCTTGGGCCTGATCGACTTGCACCTGACGGTGGAGCAGGCTGTGCTGCTGTCGCGCCTGGAGGAGGCCTTCCAG ATCCAGAAGTGGGGCAACGTCGAGTGGGCCCACGACTACGAGCTGCAGGACCTGCGGGCGCGCACGGCCGCCGGCGCCCTCTTTGTGCACCTCTGCTCCGAGAGCTCGGCCGTCAAGCACAAGCTGCTGCAGGGGTGA